Below is a window of Thermococcus sp. DNA.
GGTTCGTCGCCGACGATTGTAAGAATTGCCTCCGTCCCGCGATGAGCGTTGACCCAGATTCTCCCGTCCTCGACCCATATCCTGAAGTAAACGGGCTCCAGCCTAACAGGCCTCTCCTTTGCCTCGACAATCTTTTGGGTGGGTTCAAATTTCCAGTCATTGGCCCTCTTCTCCTTTAAAATCAGAAGGTCGAAGCCGAGGTCCTTGGGCATATCGAAGAGGTTCATGTCCAAGGCTCGTTTCAGCTCCCTGATCGAGCCCCTAGCCTTTGCGCTCGTCTCGGTTGTCAGGAGCAGGTTTATCGAAAGCTCCCTTGAGATTCCAGCAAGGAGGGCGTTTATCCCGACGCTGTCCGCATCGTATAGCTCAACCACGTTGCCGACTCCGGCGAGCAGAACGTCGTCGGGGTTCCTTTCGCGGTAGAGCTGGAAGGCAGTTATGGAACGCGCAAGGTATGGCACGTGCTCGAGGATTAGGTCCGGAATGACCGTTTTGTAGCCCAGCCCAAGGGCCCTTTCCTTGAGCTCCTCCAGGAACTCAACCCTCTCCAAAGGCTTAACCGGGAAGAAGCCCCTCCTCTGGTTCGTCGGGATTAGAACCACGGGCTTTTCCGTTACGAGTTCCTCAACGTTTCCGGCATCAACGCTCAGGAAGAGGTCGGCGTAGTCCAGAGCCATCTCAATCTCAGCCGTGTTGAGGGAGTCGAAGCTAATCGGTACTTCAAAGCCCTTCTCCATGAGTTGCTCGCGGATTTCCGGGATTTCCTCGATGAAGTCTGGATTCGTCTCCCCGGCCACCATGCCGATGTCTATTATGTCAGCACCCTCACGGAGGTAGTAGAGGGCCCTCTCAACGGTCTTTTCAACGCCGAGCCTCGGGGCATCGACGACCTCGCCGAGAATCCGGGCCGGAAAGTCCCTCCCAGCTGGCAGGTTTCCAATGAGAACGTTCCAGGGCCTTTTTAGGGCCTTTTCAATGTAGCGCCTATTCCGTGTTCTGTTCCGGATGTCCTCTGCTTTTTTCAGGCCGTCGAGGGAGAAGAGCTCATCGGCTGGCTTTTCCCTGCTCAGCTTGAAGCCCTTCCTCAGGGCCTTAAGTATCTGGGGCAAATCCATAGCATTCCTAGGGCCCTTGAACGTTGGAACCCCAAGTTCGTCCTCTATAACCTGAGCGGAGCCCCGAACGAGGCCGGGGATTAGAATAAGGTCGTAGTTTCCTCTCTTGATTCCGGCCTTTTTGAGGTAATGGACTATGAGCTCAGGTGTGAGGAAGGCCGCGACGCTGACTGGTGTAACGAAGACGTCGCAACCCTCACCGTACTTCCTGACGAGGGGCTCGGCGAGCCTGCCCGTAACCAGCAGAATTTTCTCGGGCCTCTTCATGGTCGAATGTTGGGGTTTTGGCTTAAAAGCCCTCGGCCGGTAGGTGGCTCATCACATCTCAGCCGGGAGTAGCTCGTCATCGGGCTAAAGGTACTCACTGAATAGTAAATCCTCCAGCCTTCCTCCGGCCTTTTTGAAAAGGTTTACACTCCAGCCAACGTTTCCAACATTCTCCGGCCTGTGGGCGTCGCTGGCAAAGGTAAGTTTAACCCCCCGTTTAATGCACTCCCTAACGAACTCCAAATCGGGAACGCGGTAGCTGGAGCTTATCTCAAAGGCCTTACCGTTTTCTTCGGCGAGTTTTATTATCTCAAGGAGTTCCTCCCAGAGGGGGTAACCTATGTAAGGAAAGTTCGCCCCAAAGTGGCCTATCACGTCAACGTTCTCATCGGTGAGGGCGATCCTGACGAGGTTCAGGTATTCCTCAGGCCGTTCAACCCACTCGTGAACGCTCGCAATCACGAAGTCCAGCTTTCTCGCCATCCAGCCAGGGACATCTACACCGTTCGGGGTTATGTTCCCCTCCACTCCCGCTAAAACTGTTATGTCGCTTTCCCTGCCCCAGCGCCCGATTTCACCCAGATAGGCGTTGAAGCTTCCCTCACTCAGGTAGTGGACATGATCCGTTATAGCAACCAGTAAGAGGCCTTTCATTTCGGCCTCGGCTATGTTATCAACGACCTCACCTTCTCCGTCCGAGTAAAGCGTGTGAGTGTGAGCATCGTGAAGCATGGTAGATGAGACTCTTTTGGGTTTAAAACACTTATGGACAAAATATCCAACGTAAAGATAAGTCTTGAACTTTGACAAAGGTTTAAATATTCACACGTCCAATTTTCTGCGGTGGTGTTCATGGTTGAGCGCTCAAAGGTTCGCGTTGTGATAGCGAAACCCGGTCTTGACGGTCACGACAGAGGAGCGAAGGTCGTTGCGAGGGCTTTAAAGGAAGCCGGTTATGAGGTTATCTACACGGGAATAAGGCAAACACCGGAGCAAATAGTTGAGACTGTAATTCAGGAAGATGCCGCCGTTCTGGGCATAAGCATACTCTCTGGGGCACACATGGTTCTGATTCCAAAGATAATCAAGCTCCTCGAGGAGAGGGGGATAAAGCCAAACGAGGACATAGTCATATTCGCCGGGGGTATAATCCCGCCCGACGACGCGGAGGAGCTTAAGAAAATGGGTGTTGCGGAAGTGTTTGGCCCTGGGACTCCATTAAAGACGGTGATAGAGTTCGTTGACAAGGCAGTTGAAAAACTAAAGAGATTCAAAAACGCTTAACTTTATATTTATTCAGCTGGATAATTTCTCCAGTGATGAAAATGGAGAGTGTAGAGTCATTGATCCAGCTGGCCCTATCAGGGGATAAAAAGGCAATAGCAAGGCTGATAACCCTCGTTGAAAACGATGAGGATAAGGCGAGGGAAATAATACGGAAGATTTACCCGCACACCGGCAGGGCGTATGTTGTCGGGATTACAGGTCCGCCCGGCTCGGGAAAGTCGACGCTTCTTGACAAGCTAATAAAGCTGGCCAGAGAGGATGGCCACAGGGTCGGGGTCATTGCCATTGACCCTACTTCGCCATTCACCGGGGGCGCTTTACTGGGAGACAGGCTCAGGATGCAGAGGCACTCCACGGACCCGGGAGTTTTCATAAGGAGTATGGCAACCAGGGGTTCCCTTGGCGGTCTGGCAAAAGCCACTAACGATGCTATAAAGGTTCTGGACGCCTCAGGCTACGACCTGATATTCGTCGAGACGGTTGGAGTCGGCCAGATTGAAGTTGATATAGTCAAAACAGCTGACACCGTCGTTCTCGTGACCGTTCCGGGTCTCGGCGATGAAGTTCAGGCCATAAAGGCCGGCCTCATGGAGGTTGCCGATATTTTCGCCATCAACAAGGCCGACAGGGAAGGCGTCGAGATGGTTTACCTGGAACTCAAGATGGCGCTAGAATTCGAGAGGGACAAATGGAAACAGCTCAGCTGGGAACCCCCGATAGTTGAAACGACAGCATTCACCCTCAAAGGCGTTAGACCCCTGTGGGAGGCAATAAAGAGCCACAGGAAGCACATGGAGGAGAGCGGAAGGTTGAAGGAGCGCAGGGCTTTCCGCGCCAGGGAGGAAGTGAAAACAATCATAGCATCGTCAATAGCAAAAAGAGTAGAGGAAAAACTTGAGAAAGGGGAGTCCAGAGAACTTATTGAGAAAGTTGTGGAGAGAAAGCTTGACCCCTATTCAGCCTCTCAAATTATCATGAAAAAACTTAAAGCGGATCTCTGGGGGTGATTGGATGTTTAAGAAGATAGACCACGTTGGTATAGCCGTTAAGAACCTGGAGGAGGCCATAAAGGTCTGGGAGGGCCTTGGGCTCAAGGTTGACGAGATTGAGGAAGTCCCGGACCAGAAGGTCAGGACAGCGATAATCCACATTGGAGAAAGCAGGATTGAGCTTCTTGAGCCGACCACTGAAGACTCGCCAATAGCAAAGTTCATAGCCAAGCGCGGTGAGGGGATACACCACATAGCACTCGGCGTTACGAACATTGAGGAGCACCTTAGGGAGCTCAAGGAGAAGGGCTATCGGCTCATCGATGAGGAGCCTAGGATTGGAGCCGGTGGGGCCAAGATTGCTTTCGTACACCCAAAGGCTGTTACCGGTGTTCTTCTCGAACTCTGTGAGAGAAGTGAGTGAACTTTGAAAGTATTGCATTGAATTTTCTTTTCTTCAATTTAAAACTTAAATTGTTATCTAATTGGCCAGTAAAACTTATAAACAGATTGTCTCAAGTACTAGTAGACCAACTTAGATGTTCCAATGTGTTCTATAATTCATGAGGAAGTGGCGACATATGTTCCTACGAAGAAAAACCCATGGAAAATTCCGTAGGGTCATAAATTACAGGACACTTCCAGCCATACTAGAAACTATCTCCGATAAGAAAATTCTCATAACCCGAAAAATGCCGGGCGAGATCCCAACTCAAAATATAGTTCATATATGGGTAACAAGAGTAAGACACCCAAACGCAATTGAACCAACTAACCTCTATGTTATAGAGCAAAAGGTTTGGAATGCACTGCTGGATAATTCTGGCACAGTCATTCTAGATGCCTTTGAGTACCTGCTCCTTGAGAACGGCCTTGAAAGAACACTTCGCTTTGTGGGAAAGCTGAGAGACATGGCAATCCTTTCAAATTCGGATTTTTATGTAACTGTTAGTGACGGGATAGATGAAAGAATCCTTGCAATGTTAAAAAGAATCGTTGAGTGAGGTTTATATATCATCCCTCCCCCTTCTCCACTTAGGTGTGAGCTATGCCTTACATCGAGAAGATAGAAATGAAGGGTTTCAAATCCTACGGTAACAAAAAGGTCGTTGTTCCGCTCGCAAAGGGTTTTACCGCCATAGTGGGTGCAAACGGTTCTGGAAAGAGCAACATCGGTGACGCCGTTCTCTTCGTTCTGGGGGGCCTCTCGGCGAAGGCCATGCGCGCGAGCAGGATAAGCGACCTAATCTTCGCGGGTTCAAAAAGCGAACCCCCAGCGAAATACGCCGAGGTGGCTATGTACTTCAACAACGAGGACAGGGGTTTCCCGATTGATGAGGATGAGGTCGTAATCAAGAGGCGCGTTTACAAGGATGGGAGGAGCACATACTGGCTCAACGGAAAAAGGACGAGCAGGAGCGAGATAATAGACCTCCTGAGCGCGGCCATGATTTCTCCAGATGGTTACAACATCGTCCTTCAGGGGGACATAACGAAGTTCATCAAGATGTCGCCAACAGAGAGGAGGCTCATAATAGATGACATCTCGGGAATAGCCGAGTACGATTCCAAAAAGGAGAAAGCCCTGAAGGAACTCAAGCAGGCTGAGGAGAACCTTGCGCGCGTTGACCTGCTCATAAGGGAAGTCAAGGCCCAGCTCGACAAACTCGAAAAGGAGCGAAACGACGCCTTAAGATACCTCGACCTCAAGGAGAGAGTGGAGAGGGCGAGGGTTACTCTTCTCCTCGGGGAAATTAAGAGACTTGAAAACCTGATTGAGGAAGAGGGCGCAAGGGACAGGGAGATTGAGGCGGAAATAGAGGCCCTAAACGCTAAACTCAAGGAGATAGCGAAGGAAATAGTGGCCAAGGAGAGAGAGCTTGCCGAAGTCGAGAGGGAGCTTGAGGAGAAGAGCGAGGACGGGATTCTGGAGGTAACGAGGAGGATAAGCGAGGTAAGGTCAAAGATTGAGATGGCCAGAAGGAACATTGAGAATGCCCAGCG
It encodes the following:
- a CDS encoding dihydropteroate synthase-like protein, with amino-acid sequence MKRPEKILLVTGRLAEPLVRKYGEGCDVFVTPVSVAAFLTPELIVHYLKKAGIKRGNYDLILIPGLVRGSAQVIEDELGVPTFKGPRNAMDLPQILKALRKGFKLSREKPADELFSLDGLKKAEDIRNRTRNRRYIEKALKRPWNVLIGNLPAGRDFPARILGEVVDAPRLGVEKTVERALYYLREGADIIDIGMVAGETNPDFIEEIPEIREQLMEKGFEVPISFDSLNTAEIEMALDYADLFLSVDAGNVEELVTEKPVVLIPTNQRRGFFPVKPLERVEFLEELKERALGLGYKTVIPDLILEHVPYLARSITAFQLYRERNPDDVLLAGVGNVVELYDADSVGINALLAGISRELSINLLLTTETSAKARGSIRELKRALDMNLFDMPKDLGFDLLILKEKRANDWKFEPTQKIVEAKERPVRLEPVYFRIWVEDGRIWVNAHRGTEAILTIVGDEPNAIIDTILEHFEISPRHAFYLGRELERAKTALKIRRSYVQEVELFPDFY
- the mce gene encoding methylmalonyl-CoA epimerase, whose protein sequence is MFKKIDHVGIAVKNLEEAIKVWEGLGLKVDEIEEVPDQKVRTAIIHIGESRIELLEPTTEDSPIAKFIAKRGEGIHHIALGVTNIEEHLRELKEKGYRLIDEEPRIGAGGAKIAFVHPKAVTGVLLELCERSE
- the meaB gene encoding methylmalonyl Co-A mutase-associated GTPase MeaB, with product MKMESVESLIQLALSGDKKAIARLITLVENDEDKAREIIRKIYPHTGRAYVVGITGPPGSGKSTLLDKLIKLAREDGHRVGVIAIDPTSPFTGGALLGDRLRMQRHSTDPGVFIRSMATRGSLGGLAKATNDAIKVLDASGYDLIFVETVGVGQIEVDIVKTADTVVLVTVPGLGDEVQAIKAGLMEVADIFAINKADREGVEMVYLELKMALEFERDKWKQLSWEPPIVETTAFTLKGVRPLWEAIKSHRKHMEESGRLKERRAFRAREEVKTIIASSIAKRVEEKLEKGESRELIEKVVERKLDPYSASQIIMKKLKADLWG
- a CDS encoding DUF835 domain-containing protein gives rise to the protein MFLRRKTHGKFRRVINYRTLPAILETISDKKILITRKMPGEIPTQNIVHIWVTRVRHPNAIEPTNLYVIEQKVWNALLDNSGTVILDAFEYLLLENGLERTLRFVGKLRDMAILSNSDFYVTVSDGIDERILAMLKRIVE
- a CDS encoding PHP domain-containing protein, giving the protein MLHDAHTHTLYSDGEGEVVDNIAEAEMKGLLLVAITDHVHYLSEGSFNAYLGEIGRWGRESDITVLAGVEGNITPNGVDVPGWMARKLDFVIASVHEWVERPEEYLNLVRIALTDENVDVIGHFGANFPYIGYPLWEELLEIIKLAEENGKAFEISSSYRVPDLEFVRECIKRGVKLTFASDAHRPENVGNVGWSVNLFKKAGGRLEDLLFSEYL
- a CDS encoding cobalamin B12-binding domain-containing protein; translated protein: MVERSKVRVVIAKPGLDGHDRGAKVVARALKEAGYEVIYTGIRQTPEQIVETVIQEDAAVLGISILSGAHMVLIPKIIKLLEERGIKPNEDIVIFAGGIIPPDDAEELKKMGVAEVFGPGTPLKTVIEFVDKAVEKLKRFKNA